The genomic stretch CGGTTTTGGCCTAATATATGCCTGTAAGAATTCTAGTTCGACCACCTACCTAACTAAGCCTTGCGAACTAACGTCTACAGCAATGAGAATGCTACGTATTCCTACAGGCTAAAATCTGAAACCTTTAAGACATTGTCCAGATGCCTGGGACTCTCAAAAGCTCACTCTAAATTGTTGTAATTATAGGAGTATATCGAGAGTCTCCCAAATCTCCTTTGGGTAAGTACGGAGGAGGTAACGGTTCTGCGGTTATCCATATCTACAcaccttcttctctctctctctctctcttccttttttttttttcttctaagTATACGCTTAATGGTTTATTCTTAACAATCGAAGATAAAAATAGCCTGTCACCCCAAAATGTCCATTATTGGAGAATTCACCAAAGTATACTACCTTTGTTTATGTGTAAGCCAACGGCctcatatatatttagaaacCACATTCACTCCTAGATAGCCCTACCTACTCTTGGTAAGCATTAAGATGATCCACCGATAGTGAAGATTTATATTTCCACTTCTCACACCCCCGGGTCAACACACGATACCCCAACCCATATGACCGGCCTGTATCTGTCTCCCCCCTCCTGAGGACATCGAGGTTATTCGCTTACTATATCTGAGTGTCACTGTCAAGAGATTCCATCCTTGTAACCGCATCAAGTACCTCACCTGCCATCTTCCGGGTGTTCATCGTAGAACCGCAAGTATGGCAGCCCGATTGGAAGAGGACAATGGCGTGAACAAGGAAACATATGAGCCGGATAATCATATACCTCCCCCAAGCCGGTTTATCTCAGTCCAGCAACAGGAGTATCAAGAGAAAATTGTAACCCCCCCTTTATCTCCCACATCATTAAGTTTTGCTCTAATGCGCAACCCAAGTTGCAAATATCCGTAGACTCAACTCACGTCCTGAACGAGCCACTGACTAGCCTACCATCAGAAAACTCTCTCTCACACGACATGCGAGCATTGCTACGTGACATCAGACTCGTGATGCGCAGACGGCCCGTCGCTACCCCAAGGGTCCTGAAGAATCTCACTCGGGTCCCAGATCTTTTAAGTCTATTCGAAGCGCTTCCTTACTGTGGCTACTCCTTCAAAAATGGGCCCTGGAAACATGCTCTTGTAGCATTTGGAATTGACCCAAGACTGGGACCTGAATATAGGATGTATCAAACTTATGAATTTCCGTGGAACTATGACCCTATAATCGCGGAGCCTTCTGTTATATCACCCCTAACCGTCGAAATATCGTTCCCAAGAGTGGTTCGCACTAAGCACAGCGACAACTCTCACGTTTTTGACGGAAATTTACTATATACAGATGACAATATCTGGCAATATTGTGACATTTCTGATGATCAACTTCATCGAATCTGGTCGACAACTACAATTCGTCACTCTTTCTGTCCCCAGAATGGATTTTTCTATAACGGCACGAATGCAAAACTATGGGAAATCATGTCTGACAAAGTTATGACCATacgagatggagaagagcctGCAGTGGATGATTATGAGTGTCTATTGGACATCCCGGACGACTACAAAGGTGGTTCCCGTAGTGGTGATCGCAAGAGATATGGCCAAAGCTTCGGGCAGAACTACACTCGCAAGCAAGCCTTCATGAGATCTTTAATCCTGAAAAAGGCACAATCTCTATAATATAGGTTTATCCACTATGTATCTAGTTGAGATGCCTCGTACAGCACACAATACTACCAGATCCATTTCTAAGGTGATGGGTGAGTTTTCTTAGTGAATTTAGATTTCAAGGTTCATTGTCAAGTGAATCACATTTGACTGCTTAGTGAATTGGCTCTAAGGGCATTCAGTTGACTAGTTCTACCTTTCAAACAGAACCTCAAACAGAACCTCTCATTGTCTCCCAGCATCAGCActgtttattttcttattcatcctttcttttaaAAACCCTCCCACACCCCAACCCTGTGATAAATGGTGCCCTCATATTTCCAGTCTTTACCCAAGGATATACTCAACCATAAGAACATAAGACAGTCGAGCTAGGCAACCATGGTATCCAGTACCCACAAGAACCATACCACTGAGAAAAATGAACAATCCATGGAAAACAGCACAGGTGATAGGCTGGATTCATCATCCAAGTCGAGACAGAGCTGGGGGCGTTCGCGAGCTCGACCGGGCTACCAGGACGGCACCCCTGCACTAGTTGAGCCTCTCACAGAGGAACAATACCGGTCGCTCCAGTGTATAGGTAACCAGAGAACTGCAAACAGGATGGTTCGGCCAAGACGTTTCACATATacacgagaagagaagctttTCGCGATTCGCTATTGCCGGCAGGCTAGGTCGCTAAACGTTGAAACCTCGAGATGGTATCCAATTAACATGGAAGTAGCAACTAGAAAGCTTTTGGTCGAGGAGGGCACCTTGAAACGGTggatgagagaagaggacCAGATAGTCGCTATGCCTCCTGGATCTAAAAGAGCCGACAAACGTCCTCGGGTTCAGGCAAAGACACTAGCAGCACCACAACAAGGTACAAGAGAGACAGTATCTGGCGATGAGGGTTCATTCGAGGATGAGAGCTCCCTCGTCAATCACAAATTCTCATACTATTTGCAGTTAAGCCCAAGGCAGCTGAGGGATATGTTGAGTTTGACAGCATCTGATCATAGGGTTAGTCCCCAACCTCCCTAAGAATTGACACAAGTTGATACATGTTTCGTCTAGCTCCATACGTTCCAACACCCTGTTCCCTTTGTTGGCATCGAAGGGGGGAGAGTGGGAAAGCTGTATACATTTCAAGATGCATATAACTTTTTAGATTGTCCGAAtatccattctcatccaggccatcctcttcctccgcctACCGTGTCTGGCTCACCATCAAAGGAGCGACCTTCACTGAATATCCACGCCGAGAGCACATACACGAGTAGGGCAGGTGAAAGCAATATTTCTACTCTTAGAGTTGTCGATGTTAATAAGCAACTTTACGAACTTGCCCCCGAATTTGGTGTACGAGCGCCAACTGGTGGTTACACGGGCTCCTATGCGTCAGTTAGACCCTGTTATGATGAACTTAAGTACTGTGTTGCATTGATTTGCCAAAGCATAGCCACTTCAAGTAGTAAGGTGAGTATAGAACTACGGGATCTAATTATTCTTATATGAGCCATAATTTGCATCTGACACTGGATTCGTTAGGTGACTTCAGCCCTCCCTGTGCGCATTGAGCTGGACTATGATTGTCCATATCCTGGGGCCCCGGCTCAGTGGGCTGTACTTCTCTCTttcggcgatgaagaggtaCTATTGCCCTTGGCATTGTCGTTGTGGGGTCCTCAGACTATGAATGCATCTAGGCCAAACATCTTATATCTTCAAGGATGGACAATTGACCACGGAATCCGAATATCTCCACGAGAATTCAAAGTAAAAGAGTACTACAAGAATATCCAAAGACTCTTCGAGGCATTTAGGTATAGTACTGTGCTTCACGTGATGGACGTTGAACCGCTCTTCTTACGGGCTGAAGATCGCTGGCGCCCACGGAGATATACCAGCACATGGACTCTTTATACGACTCCAATTCATGCGAACTATGTGTGCTCTGGATTCTACAGCCCTATCCAAGGGAGATtcatggatattgaactaCTAGTGAATAACATTCACCGGTGGGGCTCGCGGGTTATATTTACGAAGGATACAACCCGAAAGCCTTTTCAGCTTCTGAGGCTAAGAGACTTTACATTACACCGGCCTGCATCGCAACCGTACGACCACCTCTACTCACTGACAGAGAAGCTAGTCGAGGGTGTGAGGCCACAGGGTTCAAAGGCACCGTTTTCTGATGAAGTGGACACTTTCACTACTAGTGAAGTAGTGAAAGACGGAGAAGGCATATATATTTCGCCACATACTATGCTTCAATCACGGGAGCCTGACAGAGGGACTGATGGTGCCCGTGATGTGACAGATTCCATCGCTGAACCGGAGGATTTTGCTGATACTACTGATGCAGATGAGGTGGGCGAGGCCACACCATCAAGTAATAGAGGGCATACGAAGAAAAAGCGTCTCTACCAGCGGTCTTCAATGCAACGTGCAGTCCTCAAAAATTATTCATTGGTTGATGGCAAGAAAAAATGCTTGATCCTAACTTGTCCATTACCACAGGAGCTGTACTCTGGGTATTGCAAGCACCACTCATCAAGGATTATCCAATATGTGTCGTCATTGAAAGCTACGGGTGCTGAACTTCCAATGCCACAATGGGAGTTGAAACTTACGGATGATGCAATGACTGATGTCAAAACTCTTTCAACAAGCTACCACAGAAGTCCTCAGAATACCTGGGTTATCGACTTTGAGTACATCTCTCTGAGTGGGGATATGTCTCCGATACCACTCCAGTTTGCTATCAGGCAGCTTGACGGCAAGCTACTGTTTGCAGAGAATGTTCACTATGGCCTGTCTCTTGAAGATTTCCTTGTCAAATTAAAAACTTGGGAGAATGCGGACAGACATGTACAAGTTCTATTTACACATTGCTACGGTGACATCGTGACGAATGGATTGAGGCCAGACGAGATCAGGGATGAAATAATCCATAATCTGGACTATAGTGCAGAGAGAATCAGCATCATTTCATGGTTCAGTCCGCAGGATATGCAATGCTTTCAAAGGTTGCTCCCGGGAAGTCCAGAGCTAATAGTTCCTAAAGAAAGCCACCACCTATGCTCAAACTTTCAAAACATTGACGTGGGAAGactgctgaagaagcttctccCTATGAACTGGCCCTCTCTGTCTTTACCAGCGGTTCACAGTAGCTTTCTTGCAAGCCAGGGAAGATCCGGAGACAAGGGCGAGTATCACACTGCAGCTTACGACACAGAGGCCGTTACAGATATAGTCAAAGAGATAACAACATTGCTACAAGGATTTGGCTTCTAGGGAAATAGAACGTCTTCAATATGAACCTACGTTATTGAACTGTATTGGAAGTGACTGTCTCTATCACATAGGTAAATAAAATCAACTTCATGCCTGAGAAGATTTCACGTGCGAGCAGTGTAGGAGGTTCCATATTGCGTATTTaacaatataatatattcaGAGCTGTGGTTCTTGTTGCATAGTAAATAAAGCGGCCCCAGACACGGATGACAATAGGACTGGATGTATTCAATTCCTGTGGTAAGCCGCTTTGGGGTTTTGCTCAAGAAACCATTTTATTGGCGCACACGGAGGTCGCAGAGGGCAGTTGCATATGCTAGATCAAGTACTGGGGTAAAATTATTACACAGGCAAGTCTATACAAGATCCCCAGATATTCACAACGTTGCCAAGTGCCTACATGCAACAAAGAATCAGCACCACATGACATCCAACAGCTTCATTGTAGTGTATGGATAATGGATAATATATTTAGTACAGTCAGGAAATCAGTGAGCAACGCAAAGGTTCTTTGTCTACTACATTCACCACGCTGATGCTATTTATGGCGTCGAATGTCCTTCGGGATAGCAGAGGTAGCCGATTTAAATTTCTCAACAACTGTATAAATTGCTGCTTTTTAGTATTTCCGAAATCTCCGCACTGCCAAACCTTATCAATCTTATCTCCGCCATTTGGTCGAATCACACCACATTGAAACAACCTCTTGAACCTCCACTCCAACGTTCCCCTCTCCCAGTTCGAATGTTCACCCCGCGGCCCCTGCCGCAACTCGGACGCATCATGGCCTCGGTTCAAAATTACTCACTTCGTCAGCGACGATTTGCTCCTCTTAAcccagagagaaaaggaacatCAAGTGCCCCACCATTGAAGGGTATCGTTTTCGACGTGGACGGAACATTATGGTACTTGATACTTTCTCTGAACCATGTCACGGTAGCTCGCTCGGATGGCTGATGTGTAAACAGTCTTCCTCAGAACCACATGTTTGTCAAGATGCGGTATGTGGCTAAAACTCGATATCGTTTTACATCTTACGTGATGTGCACTAAATCCTCCACAGAGAGTCTCTTGGGATCCTCCACAAGGATATCGATATCTTGCACCATATTAGCAGTCTCCCAACTCCCGAGCAACAGCTCGAAGCTGCAGATAAAATCAAGGCCGTTGAGCAAGAGGCTATGCAAACCCAGGAGCCCCAGCCGGGACTAGTGGAGCTCATGGATTATCTCCACGAACGGGGAGTCAAGAGGGCGCTTTGTACACGGAATTTTGAGTAAGGCGTTTTACTCCATCCTATTTACTCCAACATTAGATGTACGGGAGTGAGTGAACGGTAGAGGTTAATACTACTGTGGCAGAAGACCAGTACGGCATCTTCTAGATAATCATCTTCCCGCTCACGTGTTTCTGCCAATCGTTACAAGAGAGACCCCGGGGTTATTGCCTAAGCCGGATCCAGCGGGGATTTTGCATATTGCTAACGAATGGGGACTGGATAGTCGGGGAGAGAATTTAATCATGGtgggtctttcttttgcattCCAGgtcattttctcttctctgGGAACTAATATGATGCTAGGTTGGTGACAGTATCGATGATATGACCGCTGGCCATACAGCAGGCGCTGCGACTGTCTTGCTCTTGAACGACCACAACGTTCATCTCAAGGAGCACCCCCATACGGATCTGTGCATTGAGCGGTTAGATGAGCTCATCAGTATCCTAGATGGAGGTTTTGTCGGAAACCGTGGTGGTGACAAGGTTCCTACCAGTGACTAGTAGGTCGGCTTATGCCATACCTCGTCACCGATGCTCGACAGCCACCGGTGTGCCTAGATCCAAGATTAGACAAATAGTCCGAACCCTCTTGGCTCATGTAATTCAGGTGGCATGCTGCTGTTCATTGCCACGGCCCGTGTGGCTGCTCGTATCCGTCGTGTTTATGTACAGACACAGTTACCTCAGTAGATAAAGACCTGATCAAAAGGTCAGGCACGAGGTTGTAAATACGCCAGGTGGCATTGAAGTGCATGATAAGTGCAATCAACACAAGAAATATGTATGTTAGCCAAGGGTATCATGTACCAATCAAGTTACTATAGGCGCCAGGCGTAAATGGGATGTCGCAATACATACAACCAGCCCAGCAATCACCTGCGCTGTATTAGTGACCTATGGATCAGAGTCTATACTTATCCCAAGCCTTTTTAGCGGCACTCGGCATCGGGCGGTAATTGTCGCCGTTACCCCCTCGTTTATTACCATTGCCACGTCCGCCACGTCCCCGGCCACCGCCTCTTCCCCCACGAGGAGGAGGCCTGGACTGGCCTCGTGGCGGTGAACGAGGTGCAGGTTGCCAGGTATCCTTGCCTCTTCCGCGGCGAGGGTTGGGGGACAAGGAGCGCTGGCGTGCGTTGCCCGAATGGAAATCCTGACGATCCCTGTAAAACTGACGAGAATCCATATCTGGGCCTCGCGAGCCGGCCGGCGCTaggttcttgttcttcccaATTCCACTACCAATCCGGATATTGCCTCGGTTTCCACCACGACCTACGGGCCGTCGTCTAGTCATCAAGTCATCGCTGTCATCCGGAGAGGAGTGTACATCAGCACGGCCCCTAATCTTCATCCCACCTCGACCTCTAGACGAAGGTCCGCCCCTACCGTTGACCACAGAATTGATATTGGTAACCATATTCGGATCAACTCCTTTCAACGTCCAGGACGAAGATTTCAAAGGTTGCGGAAGGGATGGGCAGTCACCGACCAAATGGTGGCTGCTGGTACAATGAGAGCAAGATATGGATACAAGCACGGGCCCGGATTGCGGCTCTTGCCGATGAGCTTTCCACATGAAATCACACTCGAGCTCCATGTGAGCTGAAGATCCACACAGATCACAGGGAATCTCAGATGCGGAACCTTTCAGGAGCGAAGAGCAATCGCGCTGGTCGTGACCACGCTCCCGGCACTTCtgacatcttctccacgaAGGACAGAAACTGCTCTGGTGTTTATCCCAAGCACCGCAATGCACACACTATAAGCGGTCAGTACCCACTGTGTCCGATGCAGTGCAGCAAGCTCCCTGGAAAAGCGGGTTGGTAGTTTCAGAACGCACCTCTTTGTATGGACACACTTCAGCAAGATGGCCCTCCCGCATGCATTCAATGCAGGCTACTGGTAATTGCAGGTTTATGTCATTAATCTCGCGATCGTAGAAGACATACTTCGCTTGGGCATCCATATCTTCACGATTAAGATCAGCAAGTGTCTCGGGGTTTGTGGGGTATTTCTGGGCAAAGTGACGGAATGCCTCCTCCTTCGAAGTCGTCGGAGAACCATCTGCGGCCCCGCCAAAGGTATGTCCATTGGTAATACTTTGAGAAACCGGAAGAGACTCTGGATCGTAATCATCGTCCTGCACCCCGTTTTGTTTCTGACTAGCGTTCTGTGTCTGACCACGGGCATTGATATTCAATAGTATCGAGTCGTCGGCCTCTGAGTCCAGGGATGAATCGTCGGAGTCCCCCGATAGATGCATTCGGCTAGAGTCAGAAGAATCATCTTCCTGtacttctccctcttctgaGGCACCATCACTGTTGGTCTGTGACACATTATCGTTGTCGCCACCATTCGAAACAGATTCGCTGCGACTGCGCCAGTATTTATCATTGACCGCATCAAACCGAGAATCATGTTCGCCCTCATTTGCCTTGTTTCCCCGTTTGTTCAGTGAAGTCCTGATGGTACTTTTACTGGCCTTATTCCAGTTGGGAGCCGCTGCGGATTGGGGCCCAGCCTGAGAGGAAGCCTCGTTTCCATCATCCGAGGAATTGGATTCATCATCGCTGCTTGAGGAGCCAGAGCTGGACGTACTATCCGGGTCGACCTCTAATGTGTTTGCGCTGAAGGTGGCACCTTGAGGGACAAAGTCGCGCGCATCTGTGGGCTCCccctttccattccttcgttGTCTTTTCCTGGGGTGCGAATTGCTGTCTATGGAGCTCTGTCGCGAGCCattggtgctggtggcaCGATTGCGCTGTGCACCAACCGAGGCTGTTCTAGAATCGTTATTGTCATCACCTGGTGAGTCAGGCATACTGTGATCAAAAGCTGAAGGGCAGACAAAGCTATTAGAAAACGCGTGAATTGAGAAAACGATTGCCTGAGGTGGAGTGTTAGTTTCTTAAAATTTACGGCAGTTGAAAGTGACCATCGGTGCAGTATCGGATAGAAGAACTTCCGCCCGGCAGTACATTTGATGCATGTTTAGTAGTCTATCGCTCTACTGGTGTATCGGAAATACTCAATACCACAGGCAATTTCAATGTCTATCAATCCCATAGGGTCTGGCGGAGTGAATATTTGTGGAGAATAAATGGAATAACAAGTTTATCGAACAAATTCCTTGGACTATTGAATAGTTGAGCTGCTGGTGAGATAAAATTGTTGTCTAGAACAACCCGGTGTACGCAAGTTGCAGATGTTAAACTACTACGAAGTCTCGATCattctattaatatttaGCTAGAAGAAAGATAGATCAAAATTAACTTATTCATTTGTTCTTCGGTTGCTTCTGGACCGTCTCGGACTATAATTAGTAGGGGTTTATTCCGTACCTTACCTTAGTATTGGTATTATTGTTGtcttttattcccttttTGCCCCCTCTTCGTTCTACGATTGAATATCCTACTTTTATATATCATCTTTATATTCCCCAAACTATTTTCATTGTTTTTGGTTCTGTATCAAGTCGTTATAGCAGAAGTCTATCCTTGTGTTCATAAATCCCTGGATATAATTGCCACTCTCTTTATTTACcatattatctttttttggtgACACTGAATTTACGTTCTGCCTAAAAATACCCCCAATTCATCCATTTTTTTTGCCCCCCCTCGGATTGGCGAACATCCCGTGACCCAAACAGCTGCCGATCATCCAATCTGACGGTCGGAAGTGAACTGAAAGACGGATCAGATCCTCTGCTACTTCTGCGTTAGCAAACAACTTACTTACGTATTAGCTACAAGTGTGATTCCACCCCGATTGGAACTGTCTTGGCCGCTCTTTTTTCCGATCCTCCTCCCAATCAACcctcttcgccttctcctctcccACCATCTTCCCTCGATCCCACGGTCTTCCCCCGTTCAATACCGCCAAAGTGTCTTCCCTCGCAGTTCCCCGTaccatttccttccccccgGGGGTGGATACTCAACCGCAACGGTTGAGTCCGGATTCCAGCATGTCCCAGAACAAGGGTGGACGGAGGAGACGGTCAAGCAGCATCATTTACCAGGAGCCGCCGGAATCCATTGAGCGCACCAGTGACCAGGCCGCCTTGCCCAATCTAAATGCGAATTGGGTCAATGCCAAGGGTGAGTGCATCGACATGGACTCTATACATGCATAATAATGGTGCCGGGGAGCTAACTGGAGACGTGCTCATGACAGGTGCCTGGACCATTCATTTCGTTTTAATCATTGCCCTGAAGATCTTCTACGACATCATTCCCGGAGTCTCGCAGGAAACCTCATGGACCTTGACCAATATCAGCTACATGTTCGGCTCGTTCCTTATGTTCCACTGGGTGCGGGGCATCCCTTTCGAATTCAACGCGGGTGCCTATGATAATCTCAACATGTGGGAGCAAATTGACAATGGAGATCAATATACCCCGACGAAGAAGTTCTTGCTATGCGTGCCGAtctgtcttttccttctcagcaCGCATTATACTCATTACGACTTGACGTATTTCACCATCAACTTCTTAGCTACTCTGGGAGTGGTTATTCCGAAGCTTCCATTTGTACGTTCTCCTTGGCCCAACGGTATCTATACCCATGTCTTGCTAACTTGGCCACAGTCCCACCGCCTGCGAATaggtcttttctctcccgaaCCAGAGGAGTAGATATtcctgtttctttctctatttactttcctttttttttttcttgataATATTCTCCACTTGGCACCCAttatccttcctttctctgtCTTGTAATAATTGTTTCATGTTTCAGGGGCTACCCCCGTTCTGAAATTGGCCGGAACTCTGCTATTCTACCCTGTCAGATACTTTTGTTTGCTGGGAAGCGGGATGAAGTGATAGCATGGAGTACAGGAGGCATCAAAAGCGAAGAGGgacaaaagaaccaaaaatgtcgaaaaaaaaaatacaataGAATATGGGGTCGCGGAAATCTTTGATAGAGGACAGGAACCAGCTGTTCTGGCTCTTGTAACCACGTGTCTAGAACTAAGGGCATTTGCTACTTGCATCTTACGGTGTATATGGGTTTTAATCTATGAAACATACTCTCGGTGACTGGCTTCGCAGCCTACACATTCTACCATCTGCACCCGTACGCAACAGCATGATCAGAATGAGCTTAACGTAGGAATTGTTTTTGCAAATTTTTCGAAACTGATGTCTTGGCTTATGCCATTTTGGGCGGAAATTACGTCTATTGCATTAGGGTCAATCTAGATCATGCAGCTCTGTTGGGTCACATGAGGGATACAGCAATTAACCCTATATTGGATGCTGATTGGATTTGTTCGGAACCTCGGCTTGTGGTTTGGGTTCGTGTGCCTAGAAGTGGTATGTTAGAGATGGTTTTACATTGCCATGGCGTCGTTGGCGATACTATAAACTCCTATCTACCGTTTCGATTAGGGGTTATTCATACTAGACTATCTAACTCAAGTCCGGTTTACGTTAGGTTCTTTAATTAGCTGACCATACGTATGTAACTGGGGCTCATCTTCGGGCTGTGGAGTTGATGGGCGGGACCGGTCATCGTTGTGCATGCATGGCATCTACAGGTTTGCATGAAGTATTGGGGTTATTGTTGGTATGCTACCCGCTATGTTAGTGGTCATCATTGCCATTGTGCTGCGTCGGTCAGGGAATTACTTAATATCGAATACTAACTATCTATGCAGTACAGGTAAGGGGGATCACCTAATTACTAGTATATACACTGGGCGGTAGTATTGACTCCCTTACAACAGAAggacatgtatatatatctctcggCTATAATATGGAAGAGGTAAATCAGGAAGATCCCTTGTTACACTGAATTCCCTTACGAACGGAAAATTGATCTACCATCTAATCgagtgaaaaaaaaaaaagattagGGCTATCAATATAGGGGCTCCAATGTGCAAACCACCCCTTCCGTATGTATAGAggacaaaaaaaagggggtAGATAAGAAGATAACAAGAATCTGAGAAATGCAAAAAAGAAGGACCAATCAAGTTATCTAACGCCATTGGCGCTGCTGGGAATCGAACCCAGGTCGATTCGGGGCTGTGGGACTAACCACAACGAAGCATGATAACCACTACACTACAGCACCTTGAATTGGTGATTATCTGTTCTTTAATTTAGAATATATACTACGTAGACATTATATACTTCACGCTATGGTAATATACTGTGTAGATCAAATAACGAAGATCTGTTTGATTTTTAATGTAAGCCAGGTACTTGAAACTTGGGATACAATCGGTAGATTGATATCCATATCAATTGTGAAACACAAACTACGGATCAATGACCATGACCAGGGTAATTGTTATTACACGTGGTTGTCGCATATCGATAAGAAGTCGCGACACCGCGATTCTCAGCCTTCTACAACATCACATCTCTCAACCGACAAGTAAACAGCTCAGTCAATGGCAGTGGCAGATGAAGAGGCGCCCTCGCCTCTCTATCGTCATGCCAGGACACTTCCCTTTGAACTGGTCCAACATATAGGCATTTTcttcgaagagaagctctGTCCGCCTCCCCTCACTCCCCGCAATTCACTTGACCATCGAACTGACCGCGGCGTCCGTCAACCAGACACGCAAGCCCTAAACCTACTCCTAAATATTATCACCACAGGCACGATCCCTCCAACGCCAGTCTACGTCCCGTCGCCCCAGCATCTCGCCCTCGCCGCTACATTCCTCGTCCACCCCTCAACCACCACCCGGGCCAAAACCgccgagcaagaagaagcctcCAATGTCTCCCTGCGACTCCTCCGCCTCGCAAACACCATCGCCGGACCAGTATCCGCCAAACTCGGAACcgcattctccttcacccACTTCGAGGCCTCCCGCCATGGGCGCCGCCGACGCGCCGAAGACGAGCAACCCCCAGACGATGATACGAAACCGCTGAACCTCGACCTGGCCCAGTCTGCCTCCGTATGGTCCCGCGCAGAGGACTTCTGGCATGCAGTCGGCTGGGCATTCAACTGTTCCGTGCTTCACCGCGAACGGTGGGAGAAATGGCAAATCTGGCTCGAATACATGTGCGAAGTGCTCGAAGACGACTGGAACGAACGCAAAAGAATGAGCGACCGCAACACAAACATAGATCATAAAGTCCTCAAAGACAGTCTGATCTTCCGCTACATCACCGAAACAACAGCAGGATACGGGCGCAACCGACGGATCCTCCG from Aspergillus oryzae RIB40 DNA, chromosome 1 encodes the following:
- a CDS encoding uncharacterized protein (predicted protein), which codes for MRRRPVATPRVLKNLTRVPDLLSLFEALPYCGYSFKNGPWKHALVAFGIDPRLGPEYRMYQTYEFPWNYDPIIAEPSVISPLTVEISFPRVVRTKHSDNSHVFDGNLLYTDDNIWQYCDISDDQLHRIWSTTTIRHSFCPQNGFFYNGTNAKLWEIMSDKVMTIRDGEEPAVDDYECLLDIPDDYKGGSRSGDRKRYGQSFGQNYTRKQAFMRSLILKKAQSL
- a CDS encoding uncharacterized protein (predicted protein); this translates as MLQSREPDRGTDGARDVTDSIAEPEDFADTTDADEVGEATPSSNRGHTKKKRLYQRSSMQRAVLKNYSLVDGKKKCLILTCPLPQELYSGYCKHHSSRIIQYVSSLKATGAELPMPQWELKLTDDAMTDVKTLSTSYHRSPQNTWVIDFEYISLSGDMSPIPLQFAIRQLDGKLLECSLWPVS
- a CDS encoding uncharacterized protein (predicted protein), coding for MELECDFMWKAHRQEPQSGPVLVSISCSHCTSSHHLVGDCPSLPQPLKSSSWTLKGVDPNMVTNINSVVNGRGGPSSRGRGGMKIRGRADVHSSPDDSDDLMTRRRPVGRGGNRGNIRIGSGIGKNKNLAPAGSRGPDMDSRQFYRDRQDFHSGNARQRSLSPNPRRGRGKDTWQPAPRSPPRGQSRPPPRGGRGGGRGRGGRGNGNKRGGNGDNYRPMPSAAKKAWDKYRL
- a CDS encoding uncharacterized protein (predicted protein): MPDSPGDDNNDSRTASVGAQRNRATSTNGSRQSSIDSNSHPRKRQRRNGKGEPTDARDFVPQGATFSANTLEVDPDSTSSSGSSSSDDESNSSDDGNEASSQAGPQSAAAPNWNKASKSTIRTSLNKRGNKANEGEHDSRFDAVNDKYWRSRSESVSNGGDNDNVSQTNSDGASEEGEVQEDDSSDSSRMHLSGDSDDSSLDSEADDSILLNINARGQTQNASQKQNGVQDDDYDPESLPVSQSITNGHTFGGAADGSPTTSKEEAFRHFAQKYPTNPETLADLNREDMDAQAKYVFYDREINDINLQLPVACIECMREGHLAEVCPYKEVRSETTNPLFQGACCTASDTVGTDRL
- a CDS encoding ORMDL family protein (predicted membrane protein) gives rise to the protein MRIGSMPRVSASTWTLYMHNNGAGELTGDVLMTGAWTIHFVLIIALKIFYDIIPGVSQETSWTLTNISYMFGSFLMFHWVRGIPFEFNAGAYDNLNMWEQIDNGDQYTPTKKFLLCVPICLFLLSTHYTHYDLTYFTINFLATLGVVIPKLPFSHRLRIGLFSPEPEE